The DNA window CGAAGATCATCGACATTCCCAATCTCATCAATATCCAAAAGCAGTCCTACGAGAAGTTCCTCCAGGCCGACATCGCTCCTGAGAAGCGTGAAGAGCTCGGCCTTCAGGGGGTCTTCAAGTCCGTCTTCCCGATTCGCGACTTCAACGAGACCTCCTCGCTGGAGTTCGTCAGCTATCACCTGGAGAAGCCGAAGTACGACGTTGATGAGTGCCACCAGCGTGGCATGACCTATTCGGCGCCCATCAAGGTCGTCGTCCGTCTCGTGGTGTGGGACAAGGACGAGGAGACCGGCGCGCAGTCCATCCGCGACGTGAAGGAGCAGGAGGTCTACTTCGGTGAAATCCCGCTGATGACCCAGAACGGCACCTTCATCATCAACGGGACCGAGCGCGTGGTGGTCAGCCAGCTGCACCGCAGCCCGGGTGCCTTCTTCGACCACGACAAGGGCAAGAGCCACTCGTCTGGCAAGCTGCTCTACAACGCCCGCATCATCCCGTACCGCGGTTCGTGGATCGACTTCGAGTTCGACCACAAGGACCTGCTGTACGTCCGCATCGACCGGCGCCGCAAGCTGCCGGCCACCGTGCTCATTCGCGCCCTGGGCGCTGTGAGTGACACGGCCAAGAAGAACCCGCTCGAGTTCAAGGGCTCCACCGAGGAGATCCTGAACTACTACTACGCCACCGAGACCATCTATCTGCTCAGTGGCACCGAGTTCGAGAAGAGCGTCGAGCTGGAGCTGCTCCCGGGTCAGCGCGCCACGCGCGACATCAAGACGAAGACGGGCGAGCTCATCGTCAAGAAGAACCGCAAGTTCACCCGCGCCGCCATCAAGAAGCTTGAAGCGGCGAAGATGACCAAGCTCCCCATCGACGTGGACGAGCTCTTCACCAAGGTGTCCGCCTACGACGTGGTGGACGAGAACACCGGTGAGGTCATCCTCGAGTGCAACGAGGAAGTCAGCCAGGAGAAGGTCGAGGAGCTCCTCAAGCGCGGCATCAAGGAGTTCAAGGTCCTCTTCATCGACAACCTCAACGTGGGTCCGTACCTGCGTGAGACGTTGATGCTGGACAAGATCGAGTCGCCCGAGCAGGCCATCATGGAGATCTACCGGCGCCTGCGCCCGGGTGATCCCCCGACGCCGGAGACGGCGACCAACCTGTTCAGCAACCTGTTCTTCAACTCGGAGCGCTACGACCTGTCCAAGGTCGGCCGCCTCAAGCTGAACTTCAAGTTCAGCCTCGAGGAGCCGCTCGACGGGCAGATCCTCACCAAGCGCGACATCCTCGAGGTCATCCGCTACCTGATCGACCTGAAGAACGGCAAGGGGACCATCGACGACATCGACCACCTCGGCAACCGGCGCGTGCGCGCGGTGGGCGAGCTGCTCGAGAACCAGTACCGCATCGGTCTGGTCCGCATGGAGCGAGCGATCAAGGAGCGCATGAGCCTCCAGGAGATCGAGACGCTCATGCCGCATGACCTCATCAACGCCAAGCCGGTCACGGCGGTCATCAAGGAGTTCTTCGGGTCCAGCCAGCTGTCGCAGTTCATGGACCAGACGAACCCGCTGTCCGAGGTGACGCACAAGCGCCGCCTGTCCGCCCTTGGGCCTGGCGGTCTGACGCGCGAGCGCGCGGGCTTCGAAGTCCGCGACGTGCACCCGACGCACTACGGCCGCATCTGCCCCATCGAGACGCCGGAAGGTCCGAACATCGGCCTCATCGCGTCGCTGTCGACCTACGCGCGCGTCAATGAGTTCGGCTTCGTGGAGACGCCGTACCGCAAGGTGGAGGCGGGCTCGGTCACCGCGGACGTGGCCTTCTACTCGGCGCTGGAGGAGGAGAAGCACACCATCGCCCAGGCGAACGCCGAGACGGACAAGAAGGGCAAGTTCCTCAACGCGCTCGTGCAGAGCCGCCGCGGCGGTGAGTTCATCCAGGTCAAGGCCGAGGACGTGGACTTGATGGACGTGTCCCCGAACCAGCTGGTGTCGGTGGCCGCCTCTCTCATCCCGTTCCTGGAGAACGACGACGCCAACCGCGCGCTCATGGGCTCCAACATGCAGCGCCAGGCGGTGCCCCTGCTGCGCACGGCGGCCCCGCTCGTGGGCACGGGCATCGAGGCCATCGTGGCGCGCGACTCCGGCGTCACGTGCGTGGCCCGCCGCGACGGCATCGTCGAGTCGGTGGACGCCAGCCGCATCGTGGTGAAGGCGGAGACGCCGGCGGCCCTGAGCGACGTGTCGAGCGAGGTGGATATCTACAGCCTCCTCAAGTACCAGCGCTCGAACCAGAACACCTGCCTCAACCAGAAGCCTATCGTTCGCAAGGGCGACCGGGTGAAGAAGGGCGACGTCATCGCGGACGGCCCGGCGACGGAGACGGGTGAGCTGGCGCTCGGCCAGAACGTGGTGGTCGCGTTCATGCCGTGGCAGGGCTACAACTTCGAGGACTCCATCCTCCTCAGCGAGCGCATCCTCAAGGAGGACGTCTTCACGTCCATCCACATCGAGGAGTTCGAGTGCATCGCGCGCGACACCAAGCTGGGCAAGGAGGAGATCACCCGCGACATCCCGAACGTGGGTGAGGAAGCCCTCAAGGACCTGGACGAGAGCGGCATCATCCGCATTGGCGCCGAGGTGAAGCCCGGCGACGTGCTGGTGGGCAAGATCACCCCGAAGGGCGAGACCCAGCTCTCCCCCGAGGAGAAGCTGCTCCGCGCCATCTTCGGTGAGAAGGCCGGCGACGTGCGTGACAGCAGCCTCCGCGTGCCTCCGGGCGTGGTGGGCACCGTCATCAACGCCAAGGTGTTCAGCCGCAAGGGCGTGGAGAAGGACGAGCGCGCCAAGCAGATCGAGTCGATGGAGGAGGCGAAGCTCCTCAAGGACCAGAACGACGAGATCAAGGTCCTCCAGGACAGCGCCTACAGCCGCCTCCGCGGCCTGGTCCGCGGCAAGGAGGTCCAGGGCAAGCTCGTGGATGACAAGGGGCGCATCCTCCTGAAGAAGGGGGACATCCTCAACGACGAGCTGCTGGCCACGGTGCCGTACAAGTACTGGGGCGAGATCTCCGTCGGGGATCCGCTGGACTCGCGCCTGCGCGACATCCTGCGCAACCTGGAGGAGACGAAGGAGGCCGTGAAGCTGGCCTTCGGCGAGAAGATCGCCCGCATCAAGAAGGGCGACGAGCTGCCTCCGGGCGTCATCAAGATGGTGAAGGTGTACGTCGCCATCAAGCGCAAGCTGGCCGTGGGCGACAAGATGGCCGGCCGTCACGGCAACAAGGGTGTCGTGTCGCGCGTCCTCCCCGAGGAGGACATGCCGTTCCTGGAGGACGGGCGTCCGGTGGACATCGTCCTGAACCCGCTCGGCGTGCCCAGCCGCATGAACATCGGGCAGATCCTCGAGACGCACCTGGGCTGGGCGGCCAAGGGCGTGGGCGAGCAGCTCCAGCGCTACATCGAGGAGAAGTACAGCGGCGAGCAGCTGAAGAAGCAGCTGAGGACCATCTACGACGACAAGGCCTTCGGCGACTTCGTGGAGACGCTGTCCGATGAGGAGGTCCAGGACCTCTGCCGTCGTCTGAAGAAGGGCATCCACGTCGCGACGCCGGTGTTCGACGGCGCCCGCGAGACGGAGCTGCACAACCTCTTCGACGAGGGCCGCCTGCCGCGCTCCGGTCAGATGGTGCTGTTCGACGGCCGCACGGGAGAGCCGTTCGACCAGAACGTCACCGTGGGCGTGATGTACATGCTCAAGCTGCACCACCTCGTGGACGAGAAGATCCACGCCCGGTCCATCGGGCCCTACTCGCTCGTCACCCAGCAGCCGCTGGGCGGCAAGGCCCAGTTCGGCGGTCAGCGTCTGGGAGAGATGGAAGTCTGGGCGATGGAGGCCTACGGCGCGGCGTACACGCTGCAGGAGTTCCTCACCGTCAAGTCGGACGACGTGGTGGGCCGGACGCGCATGTACGAGGCGATCGTCAAGGGCGACAACGTCCTGGAGAGCGGCCTGCCCGAGTCGTTCAACGTGCTGCTCAAGGAGCTCCAGTCGCTGGCCCTGGACGTGGAGTTGCTCGAGAGCGCGCCCCCCGAGCGGCAGCGCAGCTTCGGCGGCGACTTCTTGGGTGGTGGCGACGGCGAGGACCGGAAGACCGGGACCGAGGCCTAAAGAAGCCGGTGCGCCCGCCTGACGGGTCGTTCCCGCTCCCTCGTCGAGGGAGCGGGCGGCCCGTTCTGGGGCGGGGGCCCGAAACATTTGGCGCCTGAGGCGCTCAGAAAGTTTTCGGAGGCAACGTGAAGGACATTTTCAACTTCTTCGAGAAGCCGAAGGACCCGCTGTCGTTCAACGCCATTCGCATTGCTTTGGCGTCGCCCGACAAGATCCGCCAGTGGTCGCACGGCGAGGTGAAGAAGCCGGAAACCATCAACTACCGCACCTTCAAGCCCGAGCGGGACGGCCTGTTCTGCGCTCGCATCTTCGGGCCGGTGAAGGACTACGAGTGCAACTGCGGCAAGTACAAGCGCATGAAGCACCGGGGCGTGGTGTGTGAGAAGTGCGGCGTGGAGGTCATCCAGTCCAAGGTGCGTCGTGAGCGCCTGGGCCACATCACCCTGGCCACGCCCGTGGCCCACATCTGGTTCCTGAAGTCGTTGCCGAGCCGTATCGGCAACCTGCTCGACATCACGCTGAAGGATTTGGAGAAGGTGCTCTATTGCGAGAGCTACATGATCCTCAATCCCAAGGCGACGCCGCTGCAGCAGGGCGAGCTGGTGAGCGAGGAGAAGCTGCACCGGCTCTACCAGGAGCACGGTGAGGACTCGTTCACCGCGGGCATGGGTGGCGAGGCTGTGCGCACGCTGCTGGCGGACATCAAGGTGGCCGAGCTGTCCGAGGCGCTCCGCAAGGACATGCGCGAGACGAGCAGCGAGGCGAAGCGGAAGAAGTACGCCAAGCGCCTGAAGGTGGCCGAGGCGTTCCGCGCGTCTGGCAACGAGCCCGAGTGGATGATGCTGGACGTGATTCCGGTCATCCCGCCGGACCTGCGCCCGCTGGTTCCCCTCGACGGTGGCCGCTTCGCGACGTCCGACCTGAACGACCTGTACCGCCGCGTCATCAACCGGAACAACCGCCTCAAGCGGCTCCAGGAGCTGAACGCGCCGGACATCATCATCCGCAACGAGAAGCGGATGCTGCAGGAGGCCGTGGACGCGCTGTTCGACAACGGCCGCCGCGGTAAGACCATCACCGGCCCGAACAAGCGGCCGCTGAAGTCGCTGTCCGACATGCTCAAGGGCAAGCAGGGCCGGTTCCGCCAGAACCTGCTCGGCAAGCGCGTGGACTACTCGGGCCGCTCGGTCATCGTCGTGGGTCCGGAGCTGCGCCTGCACCAGTGCGGCCTGCCGAAGATCATGGCGCTCGAGCTCTTCAAGCCGTTCATCTACAACAAGCTCGAAGAGAAGGGATACGTCACCACCATCAAGTCAGCGAAGAAGATGGTGGAGAAGGAGCGTCCCGAGGTCTGGGACATCCTCGAGGACGTCATCCGTGAGCACCCGGTGCTCCTCAACCGCGCCCCCACGCTGCACCGTCTGGGCATGCAGGCCTTCGAGCCCGTGCTGATCGAGGGCAAGGCCATCCAGCTGCACCCGCTGGTCTGCGCGGCGTTCAACGCCGACTTCGACGGCGACCAGATGGCCGTCCACGTGCCGCTCTCCATCGAAGCTCAGATGGAGGCCCGCGTGCTGATGATGTCGACGAACAACATCCTCAGCCCCGCGAACGGCAAGCCCATCATCGTCCCGACGCAGGACATGGTGCTCGGCATCTACTACATGACCCGCGCCCGCGAGTTCGCCAACGGCGAGGGCCGCGTGTTCAGCTCCCCGATGGAAGTGCGCGCCGCGTACGACCACGGTGAGGTGCACCTGCAGGCCAAGGTCGTGTGCCGCATCAACGGCAAGCGCAAGGAGACCACGGTCGGCCGTGTGCTGCTGTGGGAAGTGGTCCCGCGCCAGGTGGGCTTCGACGCCATCAACAAGGTGCTCGACAAGAAGTCGCTCGGTAACCTCATCGACCTCTGCTACCGCCTCACGGGCGAGAAGGAGACGGTGCTGCTCGCGGACCGCGTGCGCAGCCTCGGCTACTTCCACGCCACGCGCGCCGGTATCTCCATCGCGCTCAAGGACATGATCATCCCTGCGAAGAAGCAGGAGTTCCTGGACTTCGCGCGCAAGGAAGTGGCGGAGATCGAGAACCAGTACCTCGAGGGCCTCATCACCGACGGTGAGCGCTACAACAAGGTCATCGATATCTGGGCGGAGATCACCGAGAAGGTCGCCCAGGAGATGATGGCGCAGATCTCCCAGGACGAGGCGACGGGCGACAAGGATGGCAAGCGCGAGACGCGCAAGCAGCCGTCCTTCAACCCCATCTACATCATGGCCGACTCGGGCGCGCGTGGTAGCGCCCAGCAGATCCGCCAGCTGGCGGGTATGCGCGGCCTGATGGCCAAGCCGTCCGGCGAAATCATCGAGACGCCCATCACGGCCAACTTCCGTGAAGGCCTCTCCGTGCTCCAGTACTTCATCTCCACGCACGGTGCTCGTAAGGGTCTGGCGGACACGGCGCTCAAGACGGCCAACTCCGGTTACCTGACGCGCCGTCTGGTGGACGTGGCGCAGGACGCGATCATCAACGAGTACGACTGCGGCACGATGGACGGTCTGTTCATTGGCGCCCTGGTCGAGGGCGGCGAGATCATCGAGCCCTTGGGTGAGCGCATCCTCGGCCGCGTGGCCCTGGATGACATCCTCGACCCGGTGACGGGCGAGGTGCTCGTGCGCGCCAACGAGGAGATCGACGAGGACCGCGTCCGCCGCATCGAGAACAGCGGCCTGGACAAGGTGAAGATCCGCTCGGTGCTCACGTGCCAGGCCAAGCGCGGCATCTGCGTGGAGTGCTACGGCCGTGACCTGGCGCGCGGCCGCAAGGTGTCCATCGGCGAGGCCGTGGGCGTCATCGCGGCGCAGTCCATCGGTGAGCCGGGTACGCAGCTCACGATGCGCACCTTCCACATCGGTGGTGCGGCGACGCGGCGCGCGGAGCAGTCCAGCCTCGAGAACCGGTTCGCGGGTACCGTGAAGTTCGCGGCCCTCAACACGGTGCAGAAGGCGGACGGCACCCTGGTGGCCATGAACCGCAACGGCGAGCTCGTCATCGTCGACGAGTCCGGCCGCGAGCGCGAGCGCTACCAGATCATCTACGGCGCGCGCATCCTCGTGAAGGAAGGGCAGAAGCTGGAGGCGGGCATCCTGCTGGCTGAGTGGGACCCGTTCGCCATCCCGCTGCTGACCGAGGTCGGCGGTGTCGTGCGCTACGAGGACATCATCGAAGGCGTCACGATGTCCGAGACGCTCGACGAGGTCACCGGTCTGTCGCGCAAGACGATCATCGAGTCGAAGGACCCGGAGGCGCGTCCGCGCGTCACCATCCGCGACGCGCAGGGCAACGTGAAGGACCTGCCGTCCTCGCGCAACCAGGCGAGCTACTTCCTGCCGCAGGGAGCCATCATCACCGTCAACGACGGCGATGAAATCCAGGCGGGCGAAGTCATCGCCAAGGTCCCGCGCGAGACGACGAAGACCAAGGACATCACGGGCGGTCTGCCGCGAGTGGCCGAGCTCTTCGAGGCGCGCAAGCCCAAGGACGCGGCGGCGATCGCGGAGATCGACGGCGTGGTGTCCTTCGGCAAGGACACCAAGGGCAAGCGCAAGCTCATCATCACCCCCGAGGTGAATGGCGAGCAGCGTGCTGATCTGGCCAAGGAGTACCTGATCTCCAAGGGCAAGAGCATCAACGTCCACTCCGGCGACCGCGTGAAGGCCGGCGAGGCGATGATGGACGGCGCGGCCAACCCGCACGACATCCTCAAGGTGCTGGGCGAGAAGGAGCTGGCCCGCTACCTGGTGGACGAAGTGCAGGAGGTCTACCGACTGCAGGGCGTGAAGATCAACGACAAGCACATCGAGACCATCGTCCGGCAGATGCTGCGCCGGGTGCGCGTCACCGATGTGGGCGACACCAACTTCCTGGTCGACGAGCAGGTCGAGAAGTGGGTGTTCGAGGAAGAGAACGAGAAGGTCATGTCCGAGGGGAAGCGCCCGGCCGTGGGCGAGCCCTTGCTGCTCGGCATCACCAAGGCGTCGCTCTCCACCGAGTCGTTCATCTCGGCGTCGTCCTTCCAGGAGACCACCAAGGTGCTCACCGAGGCCGCCATCAACGGCAAGGTGGACTACCTCCGGGGCCTCAAGGAGAACGTCATCATGGGCCGGCTCATCCCCGCCGGCACGGGCCTGCCGAACTACAAGCACCTCGACATCGCGGTGGAGAGCCCCACCGACGAGGTCAACGAGATGGAGGCCGCCCTGGCCGCCACGCACGGCGACGCGGGCCCGTTGGCCCCGCCGCCCCAGCGGCCTGAGGGCACCCAGACGACCGGCGCTGCCTAAGCGCGCTCCGGCTCGCCTGAGCCTCTCAAGCTTGTCCAGCCGCCGTCCGGCCTCGCGCCGGGCGGCGGTTTTCTTTTTGTCCTGGGCTTCCCTGTCCTCGCCTTGACGGCTATGGCGCAGCGCGTTACGTTGACGCGGACTGTTAACCCAATGCCCGCGATGAACGGGGGGAGAGCCACATGACGACGAGCGAGAAGACGGTGGAGCAGGCCGAGAAGAATGGCGTTGCCCACAACGTGGAGGGTTTCCTGAAGGAGCAGTTGGCGCAGGCGCAGAAGCGATTCGAGGGGTTGGAGGGCGAGGCCAGCAAGGTGATGAAGACGCTGGAGTCGCGCGGGCAGGAGGCCGCCAAGGAGGTCCAGCAGCTGTGGACGAAGCTGCAGGCGGGGGAGCTGCTCGCGGACCCGCGGGTGCAGGAGCTGGGCAAGAAGGTGGACGCGGCGGGCACGGGGCTGCGCAAGCGGCTGGACACGCTGCAGTCCAAGGTCGTGGAGGCGGTGGGCGTGGCGAGCCAGTCCCAGGTGCAGACCCTCAACCAGGAGCTGTCGAAGCTCTCGAAGAAGCTCGACATGCTCCTCAAGCCGTCGCGCCGCGTGAATGGGGCGACGAAGGTCACCGGCAACTCCGCGTCCGAACCGCGCGCCTGACCGTCCTCGGTAGGACATCTGGGCTCGCAGGCTGCGCAGGTTTTCCACGAGTGGACGACTGGCGTCCGAGGTAGCGGGCCGTCGTTCCCTTTGCCGCGGGGGTGTGCTTATTTCCGCCCCCTCCCAATTGATCCACCCCCCCGGGCCCGAGTGGGTCCGAGGCGTACCTCCCGGAGCG is part of the Myxococcaceae bacterium JPH2 genome and encodes:
- the rpoC gene encoding DNA-directed RNA polymerase subunit beta', producing the protein MKDIFNFFEKPKDPLSFNAIRIALASPDKIRQWSHGEVKKPETINYRTFKPERDGLFCARIFGPVKDYECNCGKYKRMKHRGVVCEKCGVEVIQSKVRRERLGHITLATPVAHIWFLKSLPSRIGNLLDITLKDLEKVLYCESYMILNPKATPLQQGELVSEEKLHRLYQEHGEDSFTAGMGGEAVRTLLADIKVAELSEALRKDMRETSSEAKRKKYAKRLKVAEAFRASGNEPEWMMLDVIPVIPPDLRPLVPLDGGRFATSDLNDLYRRVINRNNRLKRLQELNAPDIIIRNEKRMLQEAVDALFDNGRRGKTITGPNKRPLKSLSDMLKGKQGRFRQNLLGKRVDYSGRSVIVVGPELRLHQCGLPKIMALELFKPFIYNKLEEKGYVTTIKSAKKMVEKERPEVWDILEDVIREHPVLLNRAPTLHRLGMQAFEPVLIEGKAIQLHPLVCAAFNADFDGDQMAVHVPLSIEAQMEARVLMMSTNNILSPANGKPIIVPTQDMVLGIYYMTRAREFANGEGRVFSSPMEVRAAYDHGEVHLQAKVVCRINGKRKETTVGRVLLWEVVPRQVGFDAINKVLDKKSLGNLIDLCYRLTGEKETVLLADRVRSLGYFHATRAGISIALKDMIIPAKKQEFLDFARKEVAEIENQYLEGLITDGERYNKVIDIWAEITEKVAQEMMAQISQDEATGDKDGKRETRKQPSFNPIYIMADSGARGSAQQIRQLAGMRGLMAKPSGEIIETPITANFREGLSVLQYFISTHGARKGLADTALKTANSGYLTRRLVDVAQDAIINEYDCGTMDGLFIGALVEGGEIIEPLGERILGRVALDDILDPVTGEVLVRANEEIDEDRVRRIENSGLDKVKIRSVLTCQAKRGICVECYGRDLARGRKVSIGEAVGVIAAQSIGEPGTQLTMRTFHIGGAATRRAEQSSLENRFAGTVKFAALNTVQKADGTLVAMNRNGELVIVDESGRERERYQIIYGARILVKEGQKLEAGILLAEWDPFAIPLLTEVGGVVRYEDIIEGVTMSETLDEVTGLSRKTIIESKDPEARPRVTIRDAQGNVKDLPSSRNQASYFLPQGAIITVNDGDEIQAGEVIAKVPRETTKTKDITGGLPRVAELFEARKPKDAAAIAEIDGVVSFGKDTKGKRKLIITPEVNGEQRADLAKEYLISKGKSINVHSGDRVKAGEAMMDGAANPHDILKVLGEKELARYLVDEVQEVYRLQGVKINDKHIETIVRQMLRRVRVTDVGDTNFLVDEQVEKWVFEEENEKVMSEGKRPAVGEPLLLGITKASLSTESFISASSFQETTKVLTEAAINGKVDYLRGLKENVIMGRLIPAGTGLPNYKHLDIAVESPTDEVNEMEAALAATHGDAGPLAPPPQRPEGTQTTGAA
- the rpoB gene encoding DNA-directed RNA polymerase subunit beta produces the protein MPTQIQNNFRARKTFAKIAKIIDIPNLINIQKQSYEKFLQADIAPEKREELGLQGVFKSVFPIRDFNETSSLEFVSYHLEKPKYDVDECHQRGMTYSAPIKVVVRLVVWDKDEETGAQSIRDVKEQEVYFGEIPLMTQNGTFIINGTERVVVSQLHRSPGAFFDHDKGKSHSSGKLLYNARIIPYRGSWIDFEFDHKDLLYVRIDRRRKLPATVLIRALGAVSDTAKKNPLEFKGSTEEILNYYYATETIYLLSGTEFEKSVELELLPGQRATRDIKTKTGELIVKKNRKFTRAAIKKLEAAKMTKLPIDVDELFTKVSAYDVVDENTGEVILECNEEVSQEKVEELLKRGIKEFKVLFIDNLNVGPYLRETLMLDKIESPEQAIMEIYRRLRPGDPPTPETATNLFSNLFFNSERYDLSKVGRLKLNFKFSLEEPLDGQILTKRDILEVIRYLIDLKNGKGTIDDIDHLGNRRVRAVGELLENQYRIGLVRMERAIKERMSLQEIETLMPHDLINAKPVTAVIKEFFGSSQLSQFMDQTNPLSEVTHKRRLSALGPGGLTRERAGFEVRDVHPTHYGRICPIETPEGPNIGLIASLSTYARVNEFGFVETPYRKVEAGSVTADVAFYSALEEEKHTIAQANAETDKKGKFLNALVQSRRGGEFIQVKAEDVDLMDVSPNQLVSVAASLIPFLENDDANRALMGSNMQRQAVPLLRTAAPLVGTGIEAIVARDSGVTCVARRDGIVESVDASRIVVKAETPAALSDVSSEVDIYSLLKYQRSNQNTCLNQKPIVRKGDRVKKGDVIADGPATETGELALGQNVVVAFMPWQGYNFEDSILLSERILKEDVFTSIHIEEFECIARDTKLGKEEITRDIPNVGEEALKDLDESGIIRIGAEVKPGDVLVGKITPKGETQLSPEEKLLRAIFGEKAGDVRDSSLRVPPGVVGTVINAKVFSRKGVEKDERAKQIESMEEAKLLKDQNDEIKVLQDSAYSRLRGLVRGKEVQGKLVDDKGRILLKKGDILNDELLATVPYKYWGEISVGDPLDSRLRDILRNLEETKEAVKLAFGEKIARIKKGDELPPGVIKMVKVYVAIKRKLAVGDKMAGRHGNKGVVSRVLPEEDMPFLEDGRPVDIVLNPLGVPSRMNIGQILETHLGWAAKGVGEQLQRYIEEKYSGEQLKKQLRTIYDDKAFGDFVETLSDEEVQDLCRRLKKGIHVATPVFDGARETELHNLFDEGRLPRSGQMVLFDGRTGEPFDQNVTVGVMYMLKLHHLVDEKIHARSIGPYSLVTQQPLGGKAQFGGQRLGEMEVWAMEAYGAAYTLQEFLTVKSDDVVGRTRMYEAIVKGDNVLESGLPESFNVLLKELQSLALDVELLESAPPERQRSFGGDFLGGGDGEDRKTGTEA